The Verrucomicrobiota bacterium genomic interval AACCTGTGGGGATTCGGCCCCAAAGGTGGTCGGCACGAACCGCCGCCGGATACGGAAATCCAACAAGCCATGCAACGGGTCGGAGCCCAACACGTCAAGGTCACTCCAGATGACGAGTTGGTTAAGGATATCGCCGGGTTGCAGTTGGACCTGGGCGCAATCACCAAGGGGTTTGGGGTGGATGCCATGGCTGGCATTCTCCTGGCCAATAACGTGAGTAATTTTTACGCCGCGATCAGCGGGGAAGTGTATGTGCATGGGTACGGGCCCAGCGGTGGCCCGTGGCGGATCGGGATTGATGTGCCGGAATTCGACGCGCTGCCGGGGGAAGCCATCAGCATGGTGGTGCCGTTGTCCAATCTGGCCATTTCCACTTCCGGTAATTACCGCAAGTATTTTCGCGATCATACGAACAAGGTGTATGCGCATATCCTGAACCCACGCACCGGACGCCCGCTGACTCATTCGCTGGCGAGTGTCTCGATTGTCGCGACGAATTGCGCGTTGGCGGATGCGCTGGCCACCGCCACGTATGCCCTGGGACCGGAACGCGGCCTGACCTTCATCGAAAACCAGCCCGAGGTATCCGCGTATTTCATCGTGCGCAACGCGGATGGCACGTTCCGGCAGTTCGCCAGCCGGCGGTTTCCCAAAAGCGCGCCGCCCGCAAAATGAGGATAACCACATGAATGACCAACCACGCACCAAACCCGGAACCGCCCTGATCACGGGCGCGTCCAGCGGCTTGGGGGAGTTCTACGCGCGCCACTTGGCCGCGCGAGGATATAACCTGATTCTCGTGGCCCGGCGGGAAACACTGCTGCAAACCGTGGCCGGAGATCTTCGCCAAAAGCATGGTGTCACCGCCGAGGTCTTGGCGGCGGACTTGGCGACAGAACCGGGGATTGCCCTGGTGGTCAAACGCATTCAGGACTGTCAGGATTTGACGTTATTGATCAATAACGCCGGCTTTGGGTCGGGTGGCGTGTTTCACCAGATTGACATCACCAAGCAGTTGAACATGATCCAGGTGCATGTGGTCGCAACCGCCCGGTTGACGCGGGCCGCGTTGCCGCAAATGGTGGAACGCCGTCAGGGAGGCATCATTAATGTTGCTTCCGTTGCCGGGTTTGCCTGCATCCCCACGAGCGCCATGTATGGCTCGACCAAGGCGTGGATGATCGCGTTTTCCCGGACCATCGCGGAGGAGTTGCGGCCGACGGGCGTTCGGGTGCAGGCGCTTTGCCCCGGTTTTACCCATACCGGCTTTCACGATACCCCGGAGTACAAGAACTTTGACCGCTCAGTCATCCCAGGCATGCTGTGGATGACCTCAGATGAAGTCGTGGCGATCTCGTTGAAGGCGTTGACGCGGGATCAGGTGGTTGTCATTCCCGGCCTGATCAATAAGATCATGGTGGCGGCGTTGCGGTTGCCGCCCATCGCCATGTTGGCGCGGTATTACGGGCGGAAGCGCTGGCACAGAGACCGGAAATGATGGACCAGCCGACATCCTTCCCGACTCAGGGGGGCGCACGGCTTTCCCGCCAGGCGGCGGCCAGCCTGCTTTTGGCGTGCCTCACCACCTGGCTGGAATACCAACCGTTCATACTGGGTGAACGGTTGGCCGGGAGTCCGGGCGCGTTCAGGGTGATGCTGCTCCTGTCGTTTGTTGGCTTTTTTGGTTCCGTCGGGCCGCTGATGCTTGGGATTCTGGCCTTTGGCACGGTCCACAAGGCAGAAGGACGGCTGACGGGAATGGCGCTGGCCCTCGCCGCGATTGGCTTGGTGTTCGTTGCGGGAGTGGGCTTTCCGTGGATGCTTTACCTCTCCCAACCGGCCCAATGAGGTTTTCCAATGAACAAGTGCGGGCTTGCACTGTCCAAAACGGCGTACAAGAATAGGGTTTATTACATGTCTGACACTGAGGGACATAGCAAGGGATGGACGGGCAGGGGAACGGCCGGGTGGAATCGCGGATTCCGCCGGCTGATGCTATGGCTCTGCCTGCAAGGGATGGCGCTATTGGCCGCGCCCGTGACCATGAATCTGGAGCGGGACACCGTGCCGCCCGGGCAATCCACCACGCTGCAGATCATCTTTGAGAATTGCCGTCCCGATGCCGATCCGACGATCCCGAGCGTTCCCAATCTGACCATTCAATTCGGTGGCACCTCCTCGCAGATCAACATGGTGAACGGCCAAGTTTCGCAACTGCTTACCTACTCCTATGTGATCACGCCGCTGAAGGAGGGCGAGTATCAGGTGCCCAGCTTTGTGCTGCGCGTCGGCGGGCAGGCCATGGGCACCCAGCCGTTGAAATTGCACGCCACCAAAAATGGGCAGCCGGATATTTCGAAAGTTGTTTTCCTGAAATGGGAAATTCCCCGCACCAACCTCTACGTGGGCGAAACCTTGCCGGTGGAGCTGCGCTTGTACGTCCAGCAAATGAACGGCGGCGAACCGCCCCAGTACGAAATGAACGGGCTGACGGTGGGCAAGCTGGGTCAACCGCAGCAAGGCCGGGTGCAGTACGATGGCCGCGTGTATCAAGTGCTGGCCTTCAGGACGTACTTGATGGCCAGCCGCCCGGGGCCGCTGACGCTTGGCCCCACCACCATGCGGGTGAATATTCCCAAACCGGGCGCACCCCGGCGGCGCGCCAACTGGCCGTTTGATGACGCCTTCTTTGGCGGCGGCGTGGAATACCAGACCGTGGCCGTGCAGGCGGATGCCATTGCGCTGAACGGCAAGTCCGTGCCCACCACCAATCAGCCGCCCAATTTTTCCGGTGCCATCGGCCTCTTTAACGTGGCCGTCAGCGCCGGGCCCACCAATATCGCGGTCGGTGATCCGGTTACGCTCAAGGTGGAAGTCACCGGCAACGCCTTCCTGGATACCATCACGCTGCCCTCGATCGATAGCTGGAAGGAGTTCAAAATCTACCCGCCCACCAGCAAGGTGGAGAATGCGGATGCCCAGGGTTTGGGTGGTCGCAAATTCTTTGAGCAAGTGGTGGTCCCGCAAAGCACGGAGCTAAAGGAATTGCCCGTGTTCCAGTTCAGCTTTTTCGACCCGGAGAGCCAGACCTTCCGCACCGCCTTGGGACC includes:
- a CDS encoding FAD:protein FMN transferase, translating into MVLLIVCLGMTAAGWAGESRPTIQWKGETMGSFYFVKAVDCTLAPTQLEQVKKGIADRLTELNRQMSHYIEDSELSRFNRAAANQPFKVSAEFAQVMRLSLEINRQSDGFFDPALGALINLWGFGPKGGRHEPPPDTEIQQAMQRVGAQHVKVTPDDELVKDIAGLQLDLGAITKGFGVDAMAGILLANNVSNFYAAISGEVYVHGYGPSGGPWRIGIDVPEFDALPGEAISMVVPLSNLAISTSGNYRKYFRDHTNKVYAHILNPRTGRPLTHSLASVSIVATNCALADALATATYALGPERGLTFIENQPEVSAYFIVRNADGTFRQFASRRFPKSAPPAK
- a CDS encoding SDR family oxidoreductase; this encodes MNDQPRTKPGTALITGASSGLGEFYARHLAARGYNLILVARRETLLQTVAGDLRQKHGVTAEVLAADLATEPGIALVVKRIQDCQDLTLLINNAGFGSGGVFHQIDITKQLNMIQVHVVATARLTRAALPQMVERRQGGIINVASVAGFACIPTSAMYGSTKAWMIAFSRTIAEELRPTGVRVQALCPGFTHTGFHDTPEYKNFDRSVIPGMLWMTSDEVVAISLKALTRDQVVVIPGLINKIMVAALRLPPIAMLARYYGRKRWHRDRK